One genomic window of Aethina tumida isolate Nest 87 chromosome 3, icAetTumi1.1, whole genome shotgun sequence includes the following:
- the LOC109594945 gene encoding FAST kinase domain-containing protein 4: MFKLSQLLVKCTKNSTRLPGITRLNLSSSPVAAELKSQSGSEEKQKTATTSSNPRTQRNIVAAAFASLNAENIENVANGIRTPYTDDKIANATNINELLSISDGNGISRKHALKVVSVLADWTSNGKVTLPEFESDPRFIRLCRVLTKNTSIKNKALSSRSEDLSTILSVTADDEAAKLVSSITLPQMVKVMSTLSQKKRRSTLLLRALAYNITGSSDRLDLKQSADLLFSMSCLNFPDENLLSKISNDISTELRADIKKSAVIGSILTSIGLMKYKNIELIDALCEWVLKNHTICRPQDLFSVLITLGVLNHLPVNSDKLFEVLIPQLNQSEAGKPIAWLEIVWSLVLLNQATPDHVSSVLNNEFIEKVLEGPSVNTSARLKLLNINGSATHLMKDYKGPTLEIRSDVIETKIQRTKEKTEMVNSIIDTLKNLIQGENYLRVNVNTNLGFFIDAECLLDKKFHPLPLDNKDVKDSTRIAIIALDYHDMTRGRIEPSGINALATKLLTAKGYKVLPIPYSEFKPRDKLVNRVKYLESKLKEVVNS, encoded by the exons atgttcaaattgtCTCAACTTTTGGTGAAGTGTACCAAAAACAGTACCAGACTGCCTGGTATAACACGCCTCAACTTGTCATCGTCACCAGTAGCTGCCGAATTGAAGAGCCAATCTGGAtcagaagaaaaacaaaaaactgcaACAACAAGCAGCAATCCCAGAACTCAACGAAACATTGTAGCTGCAGCTTTTGCCTCTTTGAACGCGgagaatattgaaaatgttgCGAATGGGATACGCACACCATACACTGATGATAAAATTGCAAATGCTACCAATATTAATGAGTTGCTATCAATATCTGATGGCAATGGAATTTCAAGAAAACATGCTTTAAAG gtgGTATCAGTGTTGGCTGATTGGACATCAAATGGAAAAGTAACATTGCCTGAGTTTGAATCAGATCCTAGATTTATTAGGTTGTGTAGAGTGTTAACTAAGAacacatcaataaaaaataaggccCTTTCTTCAAGAAGTGAGGATTTGTCAACAATACTTAGTGTTACTGCTGATGATGAAGCTGCTAAATTGGTTTCAAGCATTACATTGCCACAGATGGTCAAG gtgaTGTCCACATTATCACAAAAGAAGAGGCGCTCCACGCTTTTGTTAAGAGCCTTGGCATATAACATAACAGGCAGTTCTGATCGTCTGGACTTAAAACAAAGTGCAGATTTACTTTTCAGTATGTCTTGTTTGAATTTCCCAGACGAAAATCTATTGTCGAAAATTTCGAACGATATATCGACTGAACTACGGGCCGATATTAAGAAAAGTGCTGTAATTGGATCTATACTAACTAGTATTGGATTAatgaagtataaaaatatag AACTAATTGATGCATTATGTGAATGGGTTTTAAAGAATCACACAATTTGTAGACCACAAGATCTCTTCAGTGTTTTAATAACTCTGGGCGTTTTAAATCATCTCCCTGTAAATTCAGATAAACTATTTGAG GTGCTAATACCTCAACTTAATCAATCTGAGGCAGGAAAACCAATTGCATGGTTGGAAATTGTTTGGTCTTTGGTTTTGTTGAACCAAGCCACTCCAGATCATGTGTCtagtgttttaaataatgaattcatTGAAAAAGTGTTag AAGGGCCATCAGTGAACACATCAGCaagactaaaattattaaatatcaatggtTCAGCAACTCATCTTATGAAAGACTACAAAGGACCTACTTTAGAAATTCGGTCTGATGTTATAGAAACGAAAATTCAGCGGACAAAGGAGAAAACTGAAATGGTTAATTCTATTATTGATACTTTAAAAAACCTTATACAaggagaaaattatttaagagtcaacgtaaatacaaatttgggTTTCTTTATTG atGCAGAGTGTTTGTTGGACAAAAAGTTTCATCCCTTGCCATTAGATAACAAAGATGTGAAGGATTCAACAAG aattgcGATTATTGCATTGGATTATCATGATATGACTAGAGGAAGGATAGAACCTTCAGGGATTAATGCATTAGCGACCAAATTATTAACAGCAAAGGGTTACAAAGTGTTACCAATACCTTATTCAGAATTTAAACCTAGAGACAAGTTAGTAAACCGAGTAAAATATCTAGAAAGCAAGCTTAAAGAAGTTGtcaatagttaa
- the LOC109594948 gene encoding peroxisomal membrane protein 11C, which yields MTNILQTILDEICLLLESYKGRDKILRTLCYTTKLIGGLHKNEALAKKFLLFSSHMSGTRATLRLLDDLPMLQYNLQYKLGHEEPDKYMSHLGVLTNIIDQVYYPVEKISWLAEHKLITGVDNSKWDTLSSVFWVSSIYLTLLKTLRYIAVLQKHKYCIKNDNRIPMDKLQKLKTFEILTSIRLTLDLVHAINTLPPGFLWSSKLKTWHVGLIGSLSSALGIYQIYYKRSIK from the exons ATGACGAACATTCTGCAAACCATTTTagatgaaatttgtttattattagaatcttATAAAGGCAGAGATAag ATATTAAGAACCTTATGTTACACTACAAAGTTAATAGGTGgattacataaaaatgaagCATTGGCAAaaaagtttcttttatttagtagCCATATGTCTGGTACTAGGGCCACCTTGCGATTATTAGATGACTTGCCCATGCtgcaatataatttacaatataaacttGGACATGAG GAACCAGATAAATACATGTCCCACTTGGGAGTGCTTACCAATATCATTGACCAAGTCTATTACCCTGTTGAAAAAATCTCTTGGTTGGCAGAACATAAACTGATAACTGGTGTTGACAACAGCAAATGGGATACTTTAAGTTCTGTATTTTGGGtatcatcaatttatttgacacttttgaaaacattgAGATACATAGCAGTACtacaaaaacacaaatattgcattaaaaatgataatag gaTACCAATGgataaacttcaaaaattgaaaacatttgaGATTTTAACTTCTATAAGACTAACTTTAGACTTAGTTCATGCAATAAATACTTTACCACCAGGATTTTTATGGTCTTCCAAATTGAAAACATGGCATGTGGGTTTAATTGGTAGCTTATCATCTGCTTTGGGTATTTATCAGATTTACTACAAGAGGTCTATTAAATAA